In Desulfobacterales bacterium, a genomic segment contains:
- a CDS encoding response regulator, with translation MIMLLVFFSKLLKKNFTYLINDVEDSKKRNISNRFFFKDFDKIKNAINTMIEDHKNEYKNLNLDLEKRTNELKLAKEFAVANNHFKSAFLANMSHEIRTPINAIIGYTGLTFKTELSLKQRDYLGKIRSSTHLLLGILNDILDFSKIEADKIEIEEIEFKLQDVLEVLTDLFADQASKKNIELIIDREQRVPCYLIGDALRLRQILVNLTGNAVKFTEKGEILIKVKCIEQDDKRAVICFTVQDTGIGIEHDILTKLFTPFTQADSSTTRKYGGTGLGLAISMKLAELMNGKIEVFSKIGKGSNFSFTVPLKIQTQKQGPKQLTDNIKGLKTLIIDDNQTTLEVLKKITTSFGLIVDTSSSAETALSMLEDTFSSGNLYSLILMDWIMPSMDGIEASRIIKNDPRFESIPIILVTAFGRDSEIKLAEEIGINAFLTKPIKQSILFDTIIEVLRKKFNFIESNNLSFFTQTSQLENTIIPKNVKILLVEDNPINQEVACEILKDAGIQVNIANNGKEAIDKVKLNIYDAVLMDMQMPEMDGYEATKLIREWETEEKNERVPIIAMTAHAMKGDREKCLNAGMDDYLTKPIDPDILIKILDRWIKNKATKKVESNQANNKTYDHKNMKSDPINIEAGIKRVAGNQKLFFKLLKEFYSSYINLVDNVKKHLTKNELEKARILIHTIKGVSGNLSADRLHNISKELELCIKEKKLKDISNKISKFESEMNQLLDFIKNMETITKKDDNTVLHQGKTADLKDVKTKINNLMILLEESNMEAETALQSLKQALAPYELVNDIKLIEEQIDELNYTDAQNTLLSIARTLGISLE, from the coding sequence TTGATTATGTTATTAGTGTTTTTTTCAAAACTACTTAAAAAAAATTTCACATATCTAATTAACGATGTTGAAGATTCGAAAAAAAGAAATATTTCAAATCGTTTTTTCTTCAAAGACTTTGATAAAATTAAAAATGCTATAAACACGATGATTGAAGATCACAAAAATGAGTATAAAAATTTAAATTTAGACCTTGAAAAAAGAACAAATGAGTTGAAGTTAGCAAAAGAATTCGCAGTTGCAAACAATCATTTTAAAAGCGCATTTTTAGCGAATATGAGTCATGAAATACGAACACCTATAAATGCTATTATTGGATATACAGGACTTACTTTTAAAACAGAGTTAAGCTTAAAACAAAGGGATTATTTAGGAAAAATAAGATCTTCCACCCATCTTCTTCTTGGAATATTAAACGATATACTTGATTTTTCAAAGATAGAGGCTGATAAGATTGAAATAGAAGAAATAGAATTTAAATTACAAGATGTTCTTGAAGTCCTGACGGATTTATTTGCTGACCAAGCATCTAAAAAGAATATTGAACTCATCATAGACAGAGAACAAAGGGTCCCTTGTTACCTAATAGGAGATGCCTTACGATTAAGGCAAATTCTTGTAAATCTGACTGGAAATGCTGTTAAATTTACTGAAAAAGGTGAAATATTAATAAAAGTAAAATGCATTGAACAAGATGATAAAAGGGCTGTTATTTGTTTCACTGTCCAAGATACAGGAATAGGTATAGAACATGATATCTTAACTAAGCTATTTACTCCTTTTACTCAGGCGGACAGCTCTACTACAAGAAAATATGGAGGAACAGGATTAGGGCTTGCTATTTCAATGAAGCTTGCCGAGCTTATGAATGGAAAGATAGAAGTCTTCAGTAAAATCGGAAAGGGGAGTAATTTTTCATTCACAGTGCCTTTAAAAATCCAAACTCAAAAGCAAGGACCAAAACAATTAACGGATAATATAAAAGGCTTAAAAACCTTGATAATTGATGATAATCAAACAACTTTAGAAGTTTTGAAAAAAATAACAACCTCATTTGGTCTTATAGTAGACACATCATCATCAGCTGAAACAGCTTTAAGCATGCTTGAAGATACCTTTTCTTCTGGAAATCTTTACAGTCTAATTTTAATGGATTGGATTATGCCTTCAATGGATGGAATTGAAGCTTCAAGAATTATTAAAAATGACCCAAGATTTGAAAGTATCCCAATAATTTTAGTTACAGCCTTTGGTAGAGACTCTGAAATTAAGCTTGCAGAAGAAATAGGCATTAACGCTTTTCTTACAAAACCAATAAAACAATCTATTCTCTTTGATACTATAATTGAAGTTTTAAGAAAAAAGTTTAATTTCATTGAATCAAATAATTTATCTTTTTTTACACAGACCTCCCAGCTGGAAAACACAATAATTCCTAAAAATGTTAAAATACTGTTAGTGGAAGATAATCCTATAAACCAAGAAGTTGCGTGCGAAATTTTAAAGGACGCTGGAATACAAGTTAATATCGCCAATAATGGAAAAGAAGCGATAGATAAAGTAAAATTAAATATATATGACGCAGTCTTAATGGATATGCAAATGCCTGAAATGGATGGATATGAAGCAACAAAACTTATAAGGGAGTGGGAAACAGAAGAAAAAAATGAAAGAGTTCCAATAATTGCAATGACTGCACATGCTATGAAAGGTGATAGAGAAAAATGTCTTAATGCTGGTATGGATGACTACTTAACAAAGCCAATTGATCCAGATATTTTAATTAAAATTTTAGATAGATGGATAAAAAATAAAGCTACAAAAAAAGTTGAAAGCAATCAAGCCAATAATAAGACTTACGATCATAAAAATATGAAATCTGACCCTATTAACATTGAGGCTGGAATTAAAAGGGTCGCTGGTAATCAAAAATTATTTTTTAAATTGCTAAAAGAGTTTTATTCTTCTTATATTAACTTAGTTGATAATGTAAAAAAACATCTAACTAAAAATGAATTAGAAAAAGCAAGAATTTTGATCCATACAATTAAAGGCGTTTCAGGCAACCTTTCTGCTGATAGACTCCATAATATTTCTAAAGAATTAGAACTTTGTATTAAAGAAAAAAAACTAAAAGATATTTCTAATAAAATATCAAAATTTGAATCTGAAATGAATCAATTGCTCGACTTCATTAAGAACATGGAAACGATCACTAAAAAAGATGACAACACAGTCCTGCATCAAGGAAAAACCGCAGACTTAAAGGATGTTAAAACCAAAATAAATAATCTTATGATTCTTCTTGAAGAAAGCAATATGGAAGCAGAAACTGCGCTTCAATCTTTAAAACAAGCTCTTGCTCCCTATGAACTCGTAAATGATATTAAGCTCATTGAAGAACAAATAGATGAACTTAATTATACGGATGCCCAAAATACTCTTTTATCTATTGCTCGTACTCTTGGAATATCATTGGAATAG
- a CDS encoding HAMP domain-containing histidine kinase: MTRIMNKLGIHFRILFSTIALIFATTCTIGYISIKITNEFTQTRFKERFMFLAKYLSLNAELGILIDDKDMLKRLAQNLLSEKDVVSVTILNNTGEELAKVSKNIKSFLSTVEFPVLLKDIRDESQAFIEDRSEDNSKKIIGNVKISYSSQGINSMLFKIKKRIVYISIALSLISIAIFYFISRSIVFPVTDLAKTARQVAKGDVNLRFTTSTLPETRELANAFNSMLDSLNWSNKALEDAYHEMMKQKTMAELGKFSLMIAHEFKNPLSIIKSSFDILKKDIDISSDNVMAFYIEDEIKRMNKLIEDFLRYAKPINPCFRLSDLNLVVKDCIEKFELQNLDNSIKINADIPNEPLYKNVDPDLLAKAINNIIKNAYEAIESNGSKKNIIIKSYSKNTLWIAEIEDSGKGITKENISKIFEPFFTTKTKGTGLGLAFVKQVINAHNGEITAKNGEEGGALFKIEL, encoded by the coding sequence TTGACAAGAATAATGAATAAACTAGGGATACATTTCAGAATATTATTTTCAACAATAGCACTTATCTTTGCAACAACTTGCACTATCGGCTATATTAGCATAAAGATAACTAATGAGTTTACTCAAACACGTTTTAAAGAACGATTTATGTTTCTTGCAAAATATCTATCTTTAAATGCAGAGCTCGGAATTTTGATAGATGATAAGGATATGCTCAAAAGACTGGCTCAAAATTTATTATCAGAAAAAGATGTTGTATCCGTAACAATACTTAATAATACAGGAGAAGAACTCGCAAAAGTGTCCAAAAATATTAAATCTTTTTTATCTACAGTTGAATTTCCTGTACTTCTTAAAGATATAAGAGACGAAAGCCAAGCTTTTATTGAAGATCGTTCAGAAGATAATTCAAAAAAAATAATAGGGAATGTAAAAATTTCTTATAGCTCCCAAGGTATAAATTCTATGCTGTTTAAAATAAAAAAAAGAATAGTATACATCTCTATTGCTCTTTCTTTAATATCGATAGCTATATTTTATTTTATATCACGGTCAATTGTATTTCCCGTTACAGATCTTGCCAAAACCGCAAGGCAAGTCGCTAAGGGAGATGTAAATTTAAGGTTTACAACAAGCACTTTACCTGAAACAAGGGAACTTGCTAATGCTTTTAATTCTATGTTAGATTCTTTAAACTGGAGCAATAAAGCTTTAGAAGATGCTTATCATGAAATGATGAAGCAAAAAACTATGGCTGAACTTGGAAAATTTTCTCTTATGATAGCCCATGAGTTTAAAAATCCTTTAAGTATAATAAAAAGTTCTTTTGATATTTTAAAAAAAGATATAGATATCTCATCTGATAATGTTATGGCTTTTTATATTGAGGATGAAATAAAACGTATGAATAAATTAATAGAAGATTTTCTAAGATATGCAAAGCCAATTAATCCATGTTTTAGGTTAAGTGACTTAAACTTAGTGGTAAAAGACTGTATTGAAAAATTTGAATTACAAAATTTAGATAACAGCATTAAAATTAACGCTGATATTCCAAATGAGCCTTTGTATAAAAATGTTGATCCTGATTTACTTGCAAAAGCAATAAACAACATAATTAAAAATGCTTATGAAGCCATCGAATCTAACGGCTCTAAAAAAAATATAATTATAAAAAGTTATTCAAAAAATACTCTATGGATAGCTGAAATTGAAGATAGTGGTAAAGGCATTACAAAAGAAAACATATCGAAAATTTTTGAACCGTTTTTTACAACTAAAACTAAAGGCACCGGACTTGGTTTAGCATTTGTAAAACAAGTAATTAATGCCCACAATGGAGAAATTACCGCAAAAAATGGAGAAGAAGGCGGAGCTTTATTTAAAATTGAATTATAA
- a CDS encoding response regulator, giving the protein MAKQRILIIDDSDMMRKAIKKSIISENIDIVEANDGYKGYELVLKEKFDLVVTDIDMPQLNGFELCKQIKNNHATRSTPVVMLSSMDSDEEVEKGFQAGATAYILKQEAKDTLKESINEILSNHLLKKNKLIMLVDDSTLIRKLIKEALEEVGFRVVMAENGRQALSLINIQTPDVVISDIDMPIMTGIEFFESLRSIPEYSTIPFVVMSANSNRGQMKRMINRGAVAYLVKPFNMDQLVILVEKLISDQFLSLLKEKERLSVENNSLMSIILNLVSTVEMRDPFLKGHSEQVAEIVSGMAAHAGASQHEIDIATLGAKLHDIGNLGIKDTILSKPGKLTVDEFSHIQLHTIIGANMLKNIQSLSETIPIILSHHERFDGKGYPHGLRGNKIPFWARIAAVANTYQAMTNNRAYRKAMPKETALEIIDESKETQLCPEAVELFFRWIAS; this is encoded by the coding sequence ATGGCAAAGCAGAGAATATTGATAATTGATGACAGTGATATGATGCGGAAAGCAATAAAAAAATCTATTATTAGCGAAAATATTGATATAGTTGAAGCGAATGATGGATATAAAGGATATGAACTGGTTTTAAAAGAAAAATTTGATTTAGTAGTTACAGACATAGATATGCCTCAGTTAAATGGTTTTGAATTATGTAAGCAGATAAAAAATAATCATGCAACAAGAAGTACACCAGTTGTAATGCTAAGCTCTATGGACAGTGACGAAGAAGTAGAAAAAGGTTTTCAAGCTGGAGCAACAGCTTATATTTTAAAGCAAGAAGCAAAAGATACTTTAAAAGAAAGTATAAATGAGATTCTATCAAATCATTTACTTAAAAAAAATAAGCTTATAATGCTTGTAGATGATTCCACCCTTATTAGAAAACTTATAAAAGAAGCTTTAGAAGAAGTAGGTTTTAGAGTAGTTATGGCCGAAAATGGGAGGCAGGCATTAAGTCTTATTAATATTCAAACTCCAGATGTTGTAATAAGCGATATCGATATGCCTATAATGACTGGCATTGAATTTTTTGAAAGCCTCAGATCAATCCCTGAATATTCAACAATTCCATTTGTTGTTATGAGTGCTAACAGCAATAGAGGCCAAATGAAGAGAATGATTAACAGAGGAGCTGTTGCTTATCTTGTTAAGCCTTTTAATATGGATCAACTTGTAATTCTCGTAGAAAAGCTTATTTCAGATCAATTCCTTTCGCTGTTAAAAGAAAAAGAAAGATTAAGCGTAGAGAACAATAGTTTAATGAGCATTATTTTAAACCTTGTTTCTACTGTTGAAATGAGAGATCCTTTTCTTAAAGGTCATTCCGAACAAGTTGCAGAGATTGTTTCTGGTATGGCTGCCCATGCTGGAGCGAGTCAACATGAAATAGATATAGCCACTTTAGGAGCAAAACTTCATGATATTGGTAATTTAGGAATAAAAGACACTATCCTTTCAAAACCAGGAAAACTTACGGTTGACGAATTTAGCCATATTCAGCTTCACACAATTATAGGAGCAAACATGTTAAAAAATATACAGAGCTTATCCGAAACTATTCCTATAATTTTAAGTCACCATGAGCGATTCGATGGAAAGGGTTATCCTCATGGACTTAGAGGCAATAAAATTCCTTTTTGGGCAAGAATTGCGGCTGTAGCAAATACTTATCAAGCTATGACAAACAACAGAGCCTATAGAAAAGCTATGCCAAAAGAAACGGCTTTAGAAATTATTGACGAGTCAAAAGAAACCCAGCTTTGTCCTGAAGCGGTAGAACTTTTTTTTAGATGGATAGCAAGTTAA
- the gspD gene encoding type II secretion system secretin GspD — MYTNKILNSILLSFIIIAFTFIFGCSAHNKKESINPNITVSSQKRDINQDKKNELKEEVIISKPTNIEESVSVKISAKSENITSPDASKKEAESQNNKPSPHIINKDPLTNISENNKLSEDKKKGDVIFNFDDADIYEVIRAMAEILQINYMLDSNVSGKITLHSAKGLKKNALFDIFFQILEINGLTAVKENDIYKIFKIKDAPRMLLSSQLGTDVKVYGEKIIIQIIPLQFISTQEVIKILSPFISADSTIVSHDASNNIILVDKKNNIEKALKIIESFDLNIFEKLGHRFYELKNIAAEDLSKILSDILKSYGPFVSEKVKFIPIPKLNILIVINQSQEVWDQIDTFIKKIDIPVDDIASRIYIYFVKNGQATELSDLLNNVFSKGFTKETSKKSQNNDKKQIQNITSAPSKPPPVLPGTDIKPQPINTTETSSIESESQTLKGEIKITPDEIRNALIIEAIPRDYKIIENILSRLDVLPRQVLIEVTIAEISLDDSTQLGVEWTYLKGPENLSTSLLDANMGSAGLKYTIGMTKRWTSALSALASQKKVNILSSPSVLASDNKEAKINISTEIPVASAEYKYQAGSDPVIETSIQYRNTGVLLSVTPHINERGLVSMDVNQEVSEQDLSVKVAGKDYPSFYKRSITTSLTVKNSQTIVIGGLIKETKSKGTSGVPLLARIPFIGFLFSNDSKSTSKTELILLITPKVISSLDDIDYVTEDFKSRVSNVLKGDK; from the coding sequence ATGTACACTAATAAAATTTTAAACTCTATTTTATTATCTTTTATTATAATAGCTTTTACATTTATTTTTGGATGCTCTGCTCATAACAAAAAGGAGTCAATAAATCCTAATATAACTGTTTCAAGTCAAAAGCGAGATATTAATCAAGACAAAAAAAATGAACTTAAAGAAGAAGTTATTATCTCTAAACCAACAAATATCGAAGAATCAGTATCAGTTAAAATATCCGCTAAATCAGAAAATATTACATCTCCAGATGCTTCAAAAAAAGAAGCTGAATCTCAAAATAATAAACCGTCACCCCATATAATAAATAAAGATCCTTTAACCAATATATCTGAAAATAATAAGCTATCAGAAGACAAAAAAAAAGGAGATGTTATTTTCAATTTTGATGATGCTGATATTTATGAAGTTATAAGGGCTATGGCTGAAATTCTTCAGATAAATTATATGTTAGATTCTAATGTTTCTGGAAAAATTACTCTGCATTCCGCTAAAGGCCTTAAAAAAAATGCTTTATTTGATATTTTTTTTCAAATTTTAGAAATAAATGGGCTTACAGCTGTAAAAGAAAACGATATTTATAAAATATTTAAAATTAAAGACGCTCCAAGAATGCTTCTATCATCACAATTAGGAACAGATGTAAAAGTTTATGGAGAAAAAATTATAATACAAATTATACCTTTGCAATTCATATCTACTCAAGAAGTTATTAAAATTTTATCACCATTTATCTCTGCTGACAGTACTATCGTTTCCCATGATGCTTCTAATAATATAATATTGGTAGATAAAAAAAATAACATCGAAAAAGCTTTAAAAATAATAGAATCATTTGATTTAAATATATTTGAAAAACTAGGGCATCGGTTTTATGAGCTTAAAAATATTGCCGCTGAAGATCTGTCAAAAATATTATCTGATATTTTAAAATCATATGGGCCTTTCGTAAGCGAAAAAGTTAAATTTATTCCAATTCCAAAATTAAATATTCTTATTGTAATTAACCAATCTCAAGAGGTTTGGGATCAAATAGACACATTCATTAAAAAAATAGACATACCAGTTGACGATATTGCGTCAAGAATTTACATATATTTTGTAAAAAATGGACAAGCTACTGAACTTTCCGATCTTTTAAATAATGTATTTTCTAAAGGTTTTACAAAAGAAACATCTAAAAAATCACAAAATAATGATAAAAAACAAATCCAAAATATTACTTCGGCTCCTTCGAAACCTCCACCAGTACTGCCAGGAACCGATATAAAACCTCAACCTATAAATACTACAGAAACAAGCTCAATAGAAAGTGAATCTCAAACATTAAAAGGTGAAATTAAAATAACTCCAGATGAAATTAGAAATGCCCTTATTATTGAAGCAATACCACGAGATTATAAAATAATCGAAAATATTTTAAGCCGCCTTGATGTTCTGCCAAGACAAGTATTGATTGAAGTTACTATAGCTGAAATATCTCTTGACGATTCTACTCAGCTTGGTGTTGAATGGACATATTTGAAAGGACCTGAAAATTTGAGTACGAGTCTTTTAGATGCTAACATGGGAAGTGCTGGCCTAAAATATACCATAGGTATGACAAAAAGATGGACTTCCGCTCTATCAGCTCTTGCTTCCCAAAAAAAAGTAAATATTTTATCGTCTCCAAGTGTTCTTGCATCCGATAATAAAGAGGCAAAAATTAATATTTCTACTGAAATCCCGGTAGCAAGCGCTGAATATAAATATCAAGCAGGCTCTGATCCTGTTATTGAAACAAGCATTCAATATAGGAATACCGGGGTACTTCTTTCAGTTACACCTCATATAAATGAAAGAGGTCTCGTGAGCATGGATGTTAACCAGGAAGTAAGTGAGCAAGATTTAAGCGTAAAAGTCGCTGGAAAAGATTATCCTTCATTTTATAAAAGAAGCATAACCACAAGCCTTACTGTTAAAAATAGTCAAACAATTGTTATAGGCGGCTTAATAAAGGAAACGAAGTCAAAGGGGACATCTGGAGTACCTTTACTTGCTCGAATACCTTTTATAGGTTTTTTGTTTAGCAATGATTCAAAAAGTACTTCAAAAACAGAATTAATATTGCTTATTACTCCAAAAGTTATTTCTTCCCTTGATGATATTGATTATGTAACAGAAGATTTTAAAAGCAGAGTTAGTAATGTTTTAAAAGGGGATAAATGA
- a CDS encoding response regulator, translating to MIKNQIKKLFDKTKLRLIIKKFCNLLGVPIKILDEQGSIIFSEDGYSDKEFPIMVEKNIIGWIKSNAVGEPLAELFSYITSLDSEKRSLAAEALDSYKELTLFYNMAEDLAASLELKDVANLVIEHAKKVIKFDSISIMLLDKQTNKFKILTAYGKEDHPKLILKPGIGIAGNVFLSGKAELINNVSLDERFISGYTSISSLICAPIKTRKHVLGVMNISTRDESLYYTARDLKLTNTLASQAAVAIENARLYSDLKASEKEYRLLYEKYHSLFKNAVEGIFQAKPDGIFISANPSMAKILGFDSAEELFAFVQQNYNNGFVNPIYRKNIRNFLKARDKGKWTETQLYRKDGTMFWTSISVRSVYDSNNQLSYYEGSIVDITDAKKAAEELKIAKEAAESANEAKSQFLANMSHEIRTPLNGVIGMTSLLLDTQLKDEQLEYAKTIQASADFLLTVINDILDCSKMDAGQFELEILNFNLKTILNDISNMMLIRAQKKGLSFDLNISADLPPIVRGDSGRLKQILINLIDNAIKFTEKGSVNIEVMIEKETDNDLTILIKVKDTGIGIPKERVGGLFKPFFQVDSSMTRKYGGTGLGLAITKQLVELMKGHIEVFSNEGEGALFICSIILEKQWIPLRNKETIKGEENKFTDTPEISSKTIKEKKDICILLAEDNLVNQKLALKLLEKFGYVADAVCNGIEAVNALEKKNYELVLMDVQMPEMDGFEATKTIRDPKSNVMNHFVPIIAMTAHAMKGDREKCLDAGMDDYVPKPVKPDKLSEVIDKWLYL from the coding sequence ATGATAAAAAATCAAATAAAAAAATTATTTGATAAAACTAAGTTAAGATTAATTATTAAAAAATTCTGTAATCTTTTAGGCGTTCCCATTAAAATTTTGGATGAACAAGGCTCCATTATTTTTAGTGAAGATGGATATTCTGACAAAGAATTCCCAATAATGGTAGAAAAAAATATTATAGGATGGATAAAAAGTAATGCCGTCGGAGAACCATTAGCTGAGCTATTTTCGTATATTACAAGCCTTGATTCAGAAAAAAGATCACTCGCTGCAGAAGCGCTAGACAGTTACAAAGAACTTACTCTTTTTTATAACATGGCTGAGGACCTTGCCGCATCTCTTGAGCTTAAAGACGTTGCTAATCTTGTTATTGAACACGCAAAAAAAGTTATTAAATTTGACTCAATTTCAATAATGCTGCTTGATAAGCAAACAAATAAATTTAAAATACTTACCGCTTATGGAAAAGAAGATCATCCTAAATTGATACTTAAGCCTGGAATTGGGATTGCTGGAAATGTTTTTTTATCAGGAAAAGCTGAACTAATAAACAATGTCTCATTAGACGAAAGATTTATATCTGGATATACTTCTATAAGTTCCCTTATATGTGCTCCAATAAAAACCAGAAAACATGTATTAGGAGTTATGAATATAAGCACAAGAGACGAATCTTTATACTATACAGCAAGGGATCTTAAACTTACAAATACCTTGGCATCACAAGCAGCTGTAGCAATTGAAAATGCGAGGCTTTATTCGGATTTAAAAGCATCTGAAAAGGAATATAGGCTTCTGTACGAAAAATATCATTCTCTGTTTAAAAATGCGGTGGAAGGAATATTTCAAGCTAAACCGGATGGTATATTCATAAGCGCAAATCCTTCTATGGCTAAAATACTTGGTTTCGACTCCGCAGAAGAATTATTCGCATTTGTCCAGCAAAATTATAATAATGGATTTGTTAACCCCATATATCGTAAAAACATAAGAAATTTTCTTAAAGCAAGAGATAAAGGTAAATGGACAGAAACTCAGCTTTACCGTAAAGATGGAACCATGTTTTGGACTTCTATTTCAGTCCGATCAGTTTATGATTCAAACAATCAATTATCTTATTATGAAGGTTCTATTGTTGATATTACTGATGCAAAAAAAGCGGCGGAAGAATTAAAAATAGCAAAAGAAGCAGCGGAATCAGCGAATGAAGCAAAAAGCCAATTCCTTGCTAATATGAGTCACGAAATAAGAACTCCTTTGAATGGAGTAATTGGAATGACAAGTTTGCTTCTTGACACGCAATTAAAAGATGAGCAGCTCGAATATGCTAAAACTATTCAAGCCTCCGCCGATTTTCTTCTTACAGTTATAAACGATATCCTTGATTGTTCAAAAATGGATGCAGGCCAATTCGAGCTTGAAATACTAAATTTTAATTTAAAAACTATACTTAATGACATTAGTAATATGATGCTCATAAGAGCTCAAAAAAAAGGTTTAAGCTTTGACCTGAATATTTCCGCAGATTTGCCGCCAATCGTTAGAGGTGATTCTGGAAGATTAAAACAAATTCTTATTAACCTTATTGATAATGCCATAAAATTTACAGAAAAAGGCAGCGTTAATATAGAAGTAATGATTGAAAAAGAAACAGATAATGACCTAACAATTTTAATAAAAGTTAAAGATACAGGTATAGGCATACCAAAAGAAAGGGTTGGAGGACTCTTTAAACCTTTCTTTCAAGTTGATAGCTCTATGACTAGAAAATATGGTGGAACAGGACTTGGTCTTGCTATCACAAAACAATTAGTTGAATTAATGAAAGGGCATATTGAAGTATTTTCAAATGAAGGAGAAGGCGCTTTATTTATATGCTCTATAATTCTTGAAAAACAATGGATTCCTTTACGAAATAAAGAAACAATAAAAGGAGAAGAAAATAAATTTACTGATACTCCTGAGATCTCTTCAAAAACAATAAAGGAAAAAAAAGATATATGTATATTATTAGCTGAAGATAATTTAGTTAATCAAAAATTAGCCTTAAAATTGCTTGAAAAATTTGGATATGTTGCCGACGCTGTTTGTAACGGGATTGAGGCTGTTAATGCTCTTGAAAAAAAGAATTATGAACTTGTGCTTATGGATGTTCAAATGCCTGAAATGGATGGGTTTGAAGCAACCAAAACTATAAGGGACCCTAAATCAAATGTTATGAATCATTTTGTTCCTATAATAGCAATGACTGCTCATGCTATGAAAGGTGATAGAGAAAAATGCCTTGATGCAGGTATGGATGATTATGTGCCAAAACCTGTTAAACCCGATAAATTATCCGAAGTAATTGATAAATGGCTTTATTTATGA